The Rhodocytophaga rosea genome has a segment encoding these proteins:
- a CDS encoding 4'-phosphopantetheinyl transferase family protein, whose amino-acid sequence MAAVILYTDYTYCIYESLLETYTDILPLPVLKKAATFRNWQDKQAFILGRLLVWKGLKSFQYEDNCLNQLQISSYGKPYIDHQVFFNISHAGRYVICALNSEETGIDIEEIQPIELNDFNAIFCAEEKFQLSKASNPLQQFFKFWTIKESVIKAEGKGLSIPMDQVTISPEGAVSYKEKTWYVKEIDAFQDYCCVIATATQLTSLIVKKVNFDVAQSTETIVSLV is encoded by the coding sequence ATGGCTGCTGTAATATTATATACCGATTATACCTATTGCATATATGAAAGTCTGCTGGAAACCTATACAGACATTTTGCCACTGCCTGTACTAAAAAAAGCTGCTACATTCAGAAATTGGCAGGATAAGCAGGCTTTCATATTAGGTAGGTTACTGGTGTGGAAAGGGCTCAAGTCCTTTCAGTATGAGGATAATTGTTTAAATCAACTTCAGATAAGCAGTTACGGAAAGCCGTATATAGATCATCAGGTATTTTTTAATATTTCTCATGCAGGCAGGTATGTAATATGTGCGCTTAATAGCGAAGAAACCGGTATTGATATTGAAGAGATCCAACCTATCGAGTTAAATGATTTTAATGCCATTTTCTGTGCAGAGGAAAAATTCCAGTTGAGTAAAGCCAGTAATCCCTTACAGCAATTTTTTAAATTCTGGACAATTAAAGAAAGCGTGATCAAAGCAGAAGGGAAAGGATTATCCATACCTATGGATCAGGTTACTATATCACCTGAAGGCGCTGTATCCTATAAAGAAAAAACCTGGTATGTGAAAGAAATTGATGCTTTTCAGGATTATTGTTGTGTAATCGCTACTGCCACTCAACTCACATCTCTGATTGTAAAAAAAGTAAATTTCGATGTTGCCCAATCAACTGAAACTATAGTATCTTTAGTATAA